One window of the Kwoniella dejecticola CBS 10117 chromosome 3, complete sequence genome contains the following:
- a CDS encoding 60S ribosomal protein eL37, with protein sequence MGKVRIEFFSQHGLDEKSNSKLGTPSFGKRHSKSHTLCRRCGNRSFHKQKHTCAQCGYPAAKLRSFNWGLKAKRRKTTGTGRHAHLKDVNRRFKNGFREGGAAPKKTKATSE encoded by the exons ATG GGTAAAGTACGTATAGAATTCTTCTCTCAACATGGGTTGGACGAAAAATCCAATTCCAAACTA GGTACACCCTCTTT CGGTAAAAGACATTCCAAATCCCACACCCTCTGTAGACGATGTGGTAACAGGTCTTTCCACAAACAAAAGCACA CCTGTGCCCAATGTGGTTACCCTGCCGCCAAGCTCAGATCCTTCAACTGGGGTTTGAAAGCTAAGCGAAGAAAGACTAC CGGTACCGGCCGACATGCCCACCTCAAGGACGTCAACCGACGATTCAAGAACGGTTTCCGAGAAGGTGGTGCTGCCCccaagaagaccaaggcCACCTCCGAGTAA